Proteins found in one Thalassomonas actiniarum genomic segment:
- a CDS encoding AraC family transcriptional regulator gives MFLKNAFSYDIQKRQWHNIDYLQTYIDNMTKLRQIAPSSQSRQALEKPVTVVNRQVAVNCAIERHQHLWGQFIYASKGVLAVNIGNERYIVPPEQGVWVPPKIEHQVIALTRVTLTSFYLDLELLTRLPQSSSLLAVSAFLKALICEAINIPPDYAWRSPSGRLLRLIVDQLAVAEQVTLNLPYPRDLRLMEMTRELQQNPANGNSLEQWGSTVGASARTLSRLFKKETGMTYSQWRQKLNLQLAITALAGGESITNIALNLGYDSPSAFIYMFKKHFGVSPKKYLGT, from the coding sequence TTGTTCCTTAAAAATGCATTTAGCTATGATATCCAAAAGCGCCAATGGCATAATATCGATTATTTGCAAACTTATATCGATAATATGACAAAGTTACGCCAGATAGCGCCATCATCACAATCACGGCAAGCCCTGGAAAAACCGGTGACTGTGGTCAACCGGCAAGTCGCCGTCAATTGTGCTATCGAGCGCCATCAGCACCTGTGGGGGCAATTTATTTATGCCAGTAAAGGGGTGCTGGCGGTCAATATCGGCAACGAGCGCTATATAGTGCCGCCGGAGCAAGGGGTTTGGGTGCCGCCCAAAATAGAACATCAGGTGATCGCCCTGACCCGGGTCACCCTGACCAGCTTTTATCTGGATCTGGAATTACTGACCCGCTTGCCGCAAAGCTCATCTTTGCTGGCGGTGTCGGCCTTTTTAAAAGCCCTGATTTGTGAGGCGATTAATATCCCCCCGGATTATGCCTGGCGCAGCCCAAGCGGACGGTTATTGCGCCTTATCGTCGACCAGCTGGCCGTTGCCGAACAGGTGACCCTTAACCTGCCCTACCCCAGGGATTTACGCCTGATGGAAATGACCCGGGAGCTGCAGCAAAACCCCGCGAATGGTAACAGCCTGGAACAATGGGGAAGCACAGTCGGCGCTTCGGCGCGCACCCTGAGCAGATTATTTAAAAAAGAAACCGGCATGACCTACAGCCAATGGCGGCAAAAATTAAATTTACAGCTGGCAATCACGGCGCTGGCCGGGGGGGAGAGCATCACCAATATCGCATTAAACCTTGGCTACGACTCTCCTTCTGCTTTTATCTATATGTTTAAAAAACACTTTGGCGTCAGTCCGAAAAAATATCTCGGGACTTAG
- a CDS encoding multidrug effflux MFS transporter, with protein MIPQTTNSNQLVFLLVLLVLFSPLAIDIYLPALPVIAEQFAVDITSVQDTVTWFMVTLGLGQLLAGPLADRFGRRPVALGGVVIYGLCSLLAYLSQSIDMLLATRLLQGFGACATSVAAFASVRDCFGAARSGRMISYLNGAICFIPAMAPVLGSWLTAEFGWRSNFSFMAGFAVLGWGIVMLLYKETRPENTYVDGRMLSLSRYWSVLAEPKFLYHAILCMLSMAVILAYVTSAPAWLMTGLGLDMSQFTFWFGINAVLNIIACFLAPKMMDKLGTRKTLTTGLLVIIGSGLLMLALRPFASPWAYMLPVFCSSIGYACVLGSAAGRALAPFGDRAGTAAALLGLFQMSGAGLMVSLTQRAGLSAPMLLAMQMLLLLPGLMILWSKYGCRWHQADIIAD; from the coding sequence ATGATCCCTCAGACCACAAACAGCAATCAGCTGGTATTTTTGTTGGTATTACTGGTTTTGTTCAGCCCGCTGGCCATTGATATTTATTTACCGGCATTGCCGGTTATTGCCGAGCAGTTCGCTGTCGATATTACCTCAGTGCAAGATACCGTGACCTGGTTTATGGTTACCCTGGGGCTGGGGCAGTTATTGGCGGGTCCGCTGGCGGACAGGTTTGGCCGTCGGCCGGTGGCCCTTGGCGGGGTGGTGATTTACGGCCTGTGCTCACTGCTGGCGTACTTATCGCAAAGCATAGATATGCTGCTGGCGACGCGTTTATTGCAGGGCTTTGGCGCCTGTGCCACTTCGGTAGCGGCGTTTGCTTCGGTGCGGGATTGCTTCGGCGCGGCGCGCAGCGGCCGTATGATCAGTTATTTAAACGGCGCCATCTGTTTTATTCCGGCGATGGCGCCGGTCCTGGGCAGCTGGCTAACCGCCGAATTTGGCTGGCGCAGTAATTTCAGTTTTATGGCGGGTTTTGCCGTCCTCGGCTGGGGCATAGTGATGCTGCTTTATAAAGAAACCCGGCCGGAGAATACTTATGTTGACGGGCGCATGTTGAGCCTGAGCCGTTATTGGTCGGTGCTGGCTGAGCCGAAATTTCTCTATCATGCCATCTTATGCATGCTGTCGATGGCGGTGATCCTCGCTTATGTCACTTCCGCCCCTGCCTGGTTAATGACGGGTCTGGGACTGGATATGTCACAATTTACTTTCTGGTTCGGCATTAATGCGGTGTTAAATATTATCGCCTGCTTCCTGGCACCGAAAATGATGGATAAATTGGGCACGCGCAAGACCTTAACCACAGGTTTGCTGGTGATCATTGGCTCAGGTTTGTTGATGCTGGCATTACGGCCCTTTGCCAGCCCCTGGGCTTATATGTTGCCGGTTTTTTGCTCTTCTATCGGTTATGCCTGCGTGCTTGGCTCTGCCGCCGGGCGGGCACTGGCGCCTTTTGGCGATCGGGCGGGCACGGCTGCGGCATTACTGGGCTTATTTCAGATGTCGGGCGCCGGGCTTATGGTGAGCTTAACGCAAAGAGCCGGCCTGAGCGCCCCTATGTTGCTGGCCATGCAAATGTTGCTGTTGCTGCCGGGGCTGATGATCCTCTGGTCGAAATATGGCTGTCGCTGGCATCAGGCCGATATCATAGCCGACTAA
- a CDS encoding DJ-1/PfpI family protein, protein MKTINVGIYIYEQAEVLDFSGPFEVFSTAARVYHRPGLFNVFLVAETAGPVKARAGYTVLPAYGFDEHPKIDVLVVAGGVHHGEMAKTSVMQWLKRQAQGAVLSTSVCTGVFLLAQAGIVTDQQVTTHHQDVPELKARFPMLDVVENVRWVHSGNIISSGGISAGIDMSLQLVSELAGVELAEKTAGQMEFHWQKQNN, encoded by the coding sequence ATGAAAACCATCAATGTCGGTATTTATATTTACGAGCAGGCGGAAGTGCTGGATTTTTCAGGGCCGTTTGAAGTGTTTTCCACCGCGGCCCGGGTTTATCATCGTCCGGGGTTATTTAATGTTTTCCTGGTAGCAGAAACGGCTGGCCCGGTGAAGGCCAGGGCGGGATATACTGTGTTGCCGGCGTATGGCTTTGATGAGCATCCCAAAATAGATGTCTTGGTGGTTGCCGGTGGCGTGCATCATGGAGAAATGGCAAAAACCTCAGTGATGCAATGGCTTAAACGCCAGGCACAAGGGGCAGTACTGAGCACTTCGGTTTGTACCGGGGTATTTTTACTGGCGCAGGCCGGTATCGTGACCGACCAGCAAGTCACCACTCACCACCAGGATGTCCCAGAATTAAAGGCCCGGTTTCCGATGCTGGATGTGGTGGAAAATGTCCGCTGGGTACACAGCGGCAATATTATCAGTTCAGGCGGGATTTCTGCGGGTATAGACATGAGCCTGCAGCTGGTGAGTGAGTTGGCCGGGGTTGAGCTGGCGGAAAAAACCGCCGGCCAAATGGAGTTTCACTGGCAAAAGCAAAACAACTAG
- a CDS encoding ABC transporter ATP-binding protein, with protein sequence MSCLIKASALNKRFGEKQALADVNFEIHAGAPVALVGPNGAGKTTLFSILCGYIKPSSGQVSVLGVTPGKSETFGRLAALPQDAQLDPRFSVLHQLKFYARLQGFGRKESQYEAERTIDLVGMSASLHQKPDGLSHGMRKRVTIAQALIGSPEIVMLDEATAGLDPLHAREVRELVASLSGETTFILSSHDLSELERLCGQVLYLEQGKLKEHHTNSLQEQFRYFTLRMEQQVPELIEVLTSRDYVVEVLNSQDKEYQIKVSGESADLAPDIEILTLCHQKNWRYRQLVNGKTLENQLF encoded by the coding sequence ATGAGCTGTTTAATTAAAGCTTCTGCCCTGAATAAACGCTTCGGGGAAAAACAGGCACTAGCCGATGTGAATTTTGAGATCCATGCCGGGGCGCCGGTCGCCCTGGTGGGACCAAACGGCGCCGGAAAAACCACCTTGTTCAGTATCTTATGCGGCTATATCAAACCCAGCTCAGGGCAGGTCTCTGTTCTTGGCGTGACCCCGGGCAAAAGTGAAACCTTTGGCCGGTTGGCGGCGCTGCCCCAGGATGCCCAGCTGGATCCGCGCTTCTCCGTTTTGCACCAGCTGAAATTTTATGCCCGGCTCCAGGGCTTTGGCAGAAAAGAGAGCCAGTATGAAGCCGAGCGCACCATAGATCTGGTGGGCATGTCGGCTTCCCTGCATCAAAAGCCCGACGGTTTGTCCCACGGGATGCGCAAACGGGTGACCATAGCCCAGGCGCTTATCGGCTCACCGGAAATCGTGATGCTCGATGAAGCCACTGCCGGGCTGGATCCTTTACATGCCCGTGAAGTCAGGGAGCTGGTGGCCAGCCTTTCGGGGGAAACCACCTTTATTTTAAGCTCCCATGATTTATCTGAGCTGGAGCGCTTATGCGGGCAGGTGCTTTATCTGGAGCAGGGAAAGTTAAAGGAACATCATACCAATTCACTTCAGGAGCAGTTCAGGTACTTTACCTTAAGAATGGAACAGCAGGTGCCTGAGCTGATTGAAGTGTTAACCTCCCGGGATTATGTGGTTGAAGTGCTTAACAGCCAGGATAAGGAATACCAGATCAAGGTGTCCGGCGAAAGCGCAGACCTGGCCCCGGATATAGAAATATTGACTTTGTGCCATCAGAAAAACTGGCGTTATCGCCAGTTGGTTAATGGTAAAACGCTGGAAAACCAGTTGTTCTAA
- a CDS encoding sensor domain-containing diguanylate cyclase: MSLDLEKQIASLSGDIAALHLTLDNIGAYVYIKDLQGCYTYVNKMVRDLFACPLEEIIGQNDSKFFSIEQSDELMSNDRLVMEHSQTVEAEEKNVIHSTGEIRYYWTVKKPLFDEQGRVSGMYGISTDITERKLLDIKLKENEKLLDTVLNNVDAYIYMKDRECRFRYINASTAKLFGVEPEDIIGKKGEDFLPPETAADFAILDNKLLATGEKVSGEESFSDGKGNTHYYWSTKVPIKDEQEELSSFIGFSNDITELIALKKNLEVKANTDELTQLANRRNFIDQAEKEFIRAKRYHLSLSLLAIDIDCFKEINDTYGHHVGDQVLREVARICAANLRGADCIGRMGGEEFSVLLPETSGDAARTMAERLCQRVRDHQLSGPWKDKIKSTVSIGISEMQAEDDDIDDLLIRADKALYKAKQAGRDRVCA, encoded by the coding sequence ATGAGTCTTGATCTTGAAAAACAAATAGCAAGCTTATCCGGGGATATTGCCGCGCTTCACCTGACGCTGGATAATATCGGCGCTTATGTTTATATCAAAGATTTGCAAGGCTGTTATACCTATGTCAACAAAATGGTCAGGGATTTATTTGCCTGTCCGCTGGAAGAAATCATCGGTCAAAACGACAGCAAGTTTTTTTCCATCGAGCAGTCGGATGAACTTATGAGCAACGACCGTTTGGTGATGGAGCACAGCCAGACGGTGGAGGCGGAAGAAAAAAACGTTATCCACAGTACCGGCGAGATACGTTATTACTGGACGGTGAAAAAGCCCCTGTTTGATGAGCAGGGGCGGGTGAGCGGCATGTACGGCATCTCCACCGATATTACCGAGCGCAAACTGCTCGATATCAAGCTCAAGGAAAACGAGAAACTGCTCGATACCGTACTCAATAATGTCGATGCCTATATCTATATGAAAGACAGGGAGTGTCGTTTCAGGTATATCAATGCCAGCACCGCCAAGTTATTCGGCGTTGAGCCGGAAGATATCATAGGCAAGAAAGGCGAAGACTTTCTGCCGCCGGAAACCGCCGCCGACTTTGCCATTCTTGATAATAAACTGCTGGCCACGGGGGAGAAAGTCTCGGGAGAGGAATCTTTTTCCGACGGTAAGGGCAATACCCACTATTACTGGTCTACCAAGGTGCCGATTAAAGACGAGCAAGAAGAGCTGTCGAGCTTTATCGGCTTTTCCAATGATATTACCGAATTAATCGCCCTGAAAAAAAACCTGGAAGTTAAAGCCAATACCGATGAACTGACCCAGCTGGCAAACCGGCGTAATTTTATCGACCAGGCAGAAAAAGAGTTTATCCGGGCCAAACGCTATCATTTATCCCTGAGTCTGCTGGCGATTGATATCGACTGCTTTAAGGAAATTAATGATACCTACGGCCACCATGTCGGCGACCAGGTGTTAAGAGAAGTGGCCAGGATATGTGCCGCCAATCTCAGGGGCGCCGATTGCATCGGCCGCATGGGCGGGGAAGAGTTTTCGGTATTGCTGCCGGAAACTTCCGGTGATGCCGCCAGGACAATGGCCGAGCGTTTGTGCCAGCGGGTGCGGGATCATCAGCTGTCAGGTCCCTGGAAAGATAAAATCAAGTCCACCGTCAGTATAGGTATCAGTGAAATGCAAGCCGAAGATGATGATATTGACGATTTGCTGATCCGCGCCGATAAAGCCTTATATAAAGCGAAGCAGGCGGGGCGCGATCGGGTGTGCGCTTAA
- a CDS encoding mechanosensitive ion channel family protein: MFDNKPLTASAQEADNTLTPTNLLKDEIEQVNKYYELILDFFANYSFQLVGALIIFVIGYLVAGKIAAWVLKLCERHKLDVTLSRFLANTSKMLIVVMITIIALGKLGISVTPFIAAIGAISLGAGLALQGLLANYAAGFNIILIRPFVVGDTIEVQGVKGLVEEVLLAYTILRDEDDVQIMIPNKHIVGEVLHNSSHDSLVELSVGIDYRHNPVEVIALLEKTLAGLDGASSHRAPLIGIDEFADSAITIAIRLWAPTVNLYATKYKANEMIYAALEQAQIKIPYPQRDVHLIKSA; the protein is encoded by the coding sequence GTGTTCGATAACAAACCCCTTACTGCCAGCGCCCAGGAGGCAGATAATACCCTGACCCCAACCAACTTACTCAAAGATGAAATCGAACAGGTGAATAAGTATTATGAGTTGATCCTTGATTTTTTTGCCAATTATAGTTTCCAATTGGTTGGCGCCCTGATCATTTTTGTGATCGGCTACCTGGTGGCGGGAAAAATTGCTGCTTGGGTGCTGAAGTTATGTGAAAGGCATAAGCTGGATGTCACCTTAAGCCGTTTCCTGGCCAATACCTCGAAAATGCTGATTGTGGTGATGATCACTATCATTGCCCTGGGCAAGCTCGGGATCAGCGTGACCCCCTTTATTGCCGCAATCGGGGCGATTTCCCTGGGCGCCGGCCTGGCGTTGCAGGGCTTGCTGGCAAACTATGCCGCAGGTTTTAATATTATTCTGATCCGGCCTTTTGTCGTCGGGGATACCATAGAGGTACAGGGAGTGAAAGGCCTGGTGGAAGAAGTCTTGCTTGCCTATACCATCTTAAGGGATGAAGACGATGTGCAAATTATGATCCCCAATAAACATATTGTCGGGGAAGTGCTGCACAATTCCAGCCATGACTCCCTGGTGGAATTATCTGTGGGTATAGATTATCGCCATAACCCGGTGGAAGTGATCGCCTTGCTGGAGAAGACCTTGGCCGGGCTTGACGGCGCCAGCAGCCACAGGGCGCCTTTGATCGGCATTGACGAATTTGCCGACAGTGCCATCACTATCGCCATCAGGTTATGGGCGCCGACCGTCAACCTTTATGCGACTAAATATAAGGCCAATGAAATGATTTATGCGGCACTGGAGCAGGCGCAGATTAAGATCCCTTATCCGCAAAGAGATGTACACCTGATAAAAAGCGCCTGA
- a CDS encoding retropepsin-like aspartic protease, giving the protein MRYFLLLLLSMSLALNGYFYLKLQALTSGDSSFFSLAKTAGKKPAFSGNSQIAKLSPNPIEKQHQRENASDNGELIAGETITALLAQIKTLVQSQAYYDALALFVDLNQEYPAQALPVRESWLTYIDNLLKAKRFNAAELFLQAYLHAYPDDVAFLSLRVDFFQAKRQTEQAIEHAYDLLYHVLDYQQKIDYLNAARERVKQESKILLQRQAWQALAQLCQQVLALDPEFYDIQLLLARAEYEQDLLVAAESNARPLLDLPQLASQAQSLLDKIDAAYTEPSRIPLKQEGQHYIVRGLINQDHPVSLMLDTGASISLLSQETFEQLGLEAQASFIETIRLNTAGGVVNSSLYQVSSFEISGYILNDMHFAVSPYFSSEHDGLLGMNYLGRFNFYIDQADKSLKLEQKSP; this is encoded by the coding sequence ATGCGATATTTTTTACTTTTACTGCTAAGCATGTCGCTTGCCCTTAACGGCTATTTTTATCTAAAACTACAAGCACTGACATCCGGTGACAGCAGCTTTTTCTCTTTAGCCAAAACTGCCGGTAAAAAACCAGCATTTTCAGGTAATAGCCAGATCGCAAAGCTATCGCCTAATCCGATAGAAAAACAACACCAAAGGGAAAACGCTTCAGATAACGGGGAACTCATTGCCGGTGAGACAATAACCGCACTGCTGGCACAAATAAAAACCCTGGTGCAAAGTCAAGCCTATTATGATGCCCTGGCCCTGTTCGTCGACCTCAACCAGGAATATCCCGCCCAGGCTCTGCCGGTCAGGGAGAGCTGGTTAACTTATATCGACAACCTGCTCAAGGCAAAACGTTTCAACGCCGCAGAGTTATTCCTGCAGGCTTATTTACATGCTTACCCCGATGATGTCGCGTTTTTATCCTTGCGGGTGGACTTTTTCCAGGCCAAGCGGCAAACGGAGCAGGCGATCGAACACGCCTATGATCTGCTTTACCATGTCCTGGATTACCAGCAAAAGATTGATTATTTAAATGCCGCCCGCGAGCGGGTGAAACAAGAGAGTAAAATATTGCTGCAACGCCAGGCCTGGCAGGCACTGGCGCAGCTCTGTCAGCAGGTATTGGCCTTAGATCCTGAGTTTTACGATATCCAGCTGCTGCTGGCACGTGCCGAATATGAGCAGGATCTCCTGGTGGCCGCAGAAAGCAATGCCCGTCCCCTGCTCGACCTGCCGCAACTGGCATCGCAGGCACAATCCCTGCTGGATAAAATCGACGCCGCTTATACCGAGCCCAGCCGGATCCCGTTAAAACAGGAAGGACAACATTATATCGTTCGGGGTCTGATCAACCAGGATCACCCTGTATCCCTGATGTTAGACACAGGTGCCAGCATCTCCCTGCTTTCACAAGAGACATTTGAGCAACTGGGACTTGAAGCACAGGCCAGCTTTATCGAAACCATTCGCCTCAATACCGCAGGCGGCGTGGTCAATTCCAGCCTATATCAGGTCTCCAGCTTTGAAATCAGCGGTTATATCCTCAACGATATGCACTTTGCCGTCAGTCCCTATTTTTCATCGGAGCACGACGGTTTATTAGGCATGAACTACCTGGGCCGTTTTAATTTTTATATCGACCAAGCTGACAAGTCCTTAAAACTGGAGCAAAAAAGTCCTTAG
- a CDS encoding YgjP-like metallopeptidase domain-containing protein: MTEPLKYLAAYAPDLKRQAQQMLAQKTLADYLRTKYPDCHQFTRDHELRDYVQALKSRHMKKSAPLSKVIYDNKIHVVNNALGLHTYVSRVQGGKLKSKNEIRISAVFKKSPEAFLKMIVVHELAHLKEKAHNKAFYQLCQHMLSNYHQLELDMRLYLTELEINGEVY; the protein is encoded by the coding sequence ATGACCGAACCGTTAAAATATCTTGCTGCCTACGCACCAGACTTAAAAAGACAGGCGCAACAAATGCTTGCCCAAAAGACCCTGGCGGATTATCTGCGCACTAAATACCCCGATTGTCATCAGTTTACCCGGGACCATGAACTACGGGATTATGTACAAGCCCTAAAATCACGCCATATGAAGAAATCAGCGCCGCTCAGTAAAGTGATTTACGACAATAAAATACACGTGGTTAATAATGCCCTGGGACTGCACACCTATGTCTCCCGGGTCCAGGGAGGAAAATTAAAAAGTAAAAACGAAATCCGCATCAGCGCTGTCTTTAAAAAGTCGCCGGAAGCTTTTTTAAAGATGATAGTGGTGCATGAACTTGCCCACCTGAAAGAAAAAGCCCATAACAAGGCCTTTTACCAGTTATGCCAGCATATGCTCAGCAATTACCATCAGCTGGAGCTGGATATGCGTTTGTACCTGACGGAGCTGGAAATAAACGGTGAAGTATATTAG
- a CDS encoding HDOD domain-containing protein: protein MSISALEYAQKAEALCVLPDVYLRLKEIIEDEQSSLSAIADVLALDPALSATLLKIANSALFNFPREVDSISKAISILGTEEVHNLVNTYGATAAFSCVDSSVIDLDRFWEISVDCALICKYLAEKKRIKGGKGLFVSGLLHNIGELAILQSDVEKVKYCQQYDKNETPWQRQQDAFGFSYADCSVELLTLWQLPESLIAPIRDFHLAYGEERSPAASLLYVASRLALLNSHPGMYSKKHFVGVHILQDLDISMAELDEAVNFCNLEGLSILAALKLKKTE from the coding sequence ATGTCGATATCTGCACTGGAGTATGCACAAAAAGCCGAGGCCTTATGCGTATTGCCCGATGTTTATTTACGGCTTAAAGAAATTATCGAGGATGAGCAATCTTCCTTGTCGGCCATAGCCGATGTCCTGGCTTTAGATCCCGCCCTGAGTGCTACCTTGCTGAAAATTGCCAACAGTGCCTTATTTAACTTCCCCCGGGAAGTGGACAGTATTTCTAAAGCCATCAGTATACTGGGCACGGAAGAAGTCCATAACCTGGTGAATACCTACGGGGCAACGGCGGCTTTTTCCTGTGTCGACTCCAGTGTGATAGATTTGGACAGGTTTTGGGAGATCAGTGTTGACTGTGCGCTTATTTGCAAATACCTGGCAGAGAAAAAACGTATTAAAGGAGGGAAAGGTTTATTTGTTTCCGGCTTGCTGCATAACATAGGTGAACTGGCAATTTTGCAAAGCGATGTCGAAAAGGTTAAGTATTGCCAGCAGTATGATAAAAACGAAACCCCCTGGCAACGTCAGCAAGATGCTTTTGGCTTTAGCTATGCCGATTGCAGTGTTGAGCTCCTGACCTTATGGCAGTTGCCTGAATCCCTTATTGCCCCGATCCGGGATTTTCACCTGGCCTATGGCGAAGAAAGATCTCCGGCGGCTTCTTTGTTATATGTGGCCTCGCGTCTGGCCTTGCTTAACTCCCATCCCGGGATGTATTCAAAAAAACATTTTGTCGGCGTACATATCTTACAAGATTTGGATATCAGTATGGCGGAGCTTGATGAAGCGGTTAATTTTTGTAACCTTGAAGGTTTAAGTATCCTGGCGGCATTAAAGTTAAAAAAAACTGAGTAA
- a CDS encoding NUDIX domain-containing protein: MRPLRTTIHPDLNPEQTGKERIFFRRAARGIILDNDNILLLYTEKYQDYTLPGGGIDEGESLHQGLIRELQEETGATNIRNIRDFGLYREYRPWYKDEYDALHMESYCYLCDIDKELGEARLEDYEQSNGMSAVWVNIYQAIAHNEKILARNNKKAMSVERETYLLKRIARELLEAEAKTVNLG; the protein is encoded by the coding sequence ATGCGCCCGTTAAGAACCACCATACATCCCGATTTAAACCCCGAGCAAACCGGCAAGGAACGCATTTTCTTTCGCCGGGCCGCACGCGGTATCATCTTGGACAATGACAATATCTTATTGCTTTACACCGAAAAATATCAGGATTATACCTTACCCGGCGGCGGCATAGACGAAGGCGAAAGCCTGCACCAAGGTTTGATCCGTGAGCTACAGGAAGAAACCGGCGCCACCAATATCCGTAATATCAGGGACTTTGGCTTATACCGGGAATACCGCCCCTGGTATAAAGACGAATACGATGCCTTGCATATGGAGTCTTATTGTTACCTGTGCGATATAGATAAAGAGCTTGGGGAAGCCCGACTGGAAGATTACGAGCAAAGCAACGGCATGAGCGCAGTATGGGTAAATATTTACCAGGCCATCGCCCATAATGAAAAAATCCTGGCCAGGAACAATAAAAAGGCAATGTCGGTGGAGCGGGAAACCTATTTATTAAAACGGATCGCCCGTGAATTGCTCGAAGCAGAAGCCAAAACCGTAAACCTGGGATGA